The Peribacillus simplex genome contains a region encoding:
- a CDS encoding molybdopterin oxidoreductase family protein, which produces MQSYINQPDGVFPSVCSLDCPDQCGLLLHKKDGKIIKVQGDPDHPVTKGNICNKVRNMTARLYDPNRLKQPLKRIGPKGEGNFAPISWEEAIDTITSKWKDLIEMHGPESILPYSFYGNMGNLSAEGMDRRFFHKLGASVLERSICNAAGSVGYSYTMGGSFGIDPEETIHTKLFIMWGINAVSTNMHQVTLAQQARKNGAKVVVIDVHKNQTGKWADWFIPILPGTDSALALGLMHILYAENLVDQPFLDEYTVGAAELREHVRHYDPATVSAITGVPIEDLYELARMYGTTSPSFVRIGNGLQHHDNGGMAVRTIACLPALTGQWMTEGGGAIKGNSGYLAFNTNALRRPDLLHNKATRTINMNQIGQALLKKENPIRSMFVYGSNPALVAPNANMVQEGLMREDLFTVVHDLFLTETAMFADLVLPATSSYETEDFYNSYWHNYVQIQKPVIEKYGESKSNVELFKLLAAGMGFEEQAFRDSEEEMIRQALDFPDNPHLDGITYDSLSRNQFVKAKMQPMFPGKLPTPSGKIELYSERMKQDGYEPLPTYTPIIKDSDLPFLFIPAPNHNFLNSTFSNNAKHISMEKEPKLHMNAADAKTMGIASGDMVKIWNGRGECLLTAAPGENVLPGVLVSQGLWQNIPETKQHINSLTPDRLSDMGNGAVFFSGRVDLEKVHQK; this is translated from the coding sequence ATGCAATCCTATATCAATCAGCCAGATGGAGTTTTTCCCTCTGTTTGCTCTCTTGACTGTCCTGATCAATGCGGTTTACTGCTGCACAAAAAAGACGGGAAAATCATTAAAGTTCAAGGAGATCCTGATCATCCAGTCACAAAAGGGAATATTTGCAACAAAGTCCGAAACATGACTGCCCGCCTATATGACCCCAATCGCTTAAAACAGCCATTAAAGCGCATCGGTCCGAAAGGAGAAGGGAATTTTGCTCCAATAAGCTGGGAAGAGGCCATTGACACAATCACTTCAAAATGGAAAGACCTGATCGAAATGCACGGTCCGGAAAGCATACTTCCCTACAGCTTTTACGGAAACATGGGCAACCTCAGCGCCGAGGGTATGGATCGCCGTTTTTTCCACAAACTCGGTGCAAGCGTGCTCGAGCGTTCCATTTGTAACGCGGCAGGCTCAGTCGGATACAGCTATACAATGGGTGGTTCATTCGGCATCGATCCAGAAGAAACGATTCATACAAAGCTTTTCATCATGTGGGGCATTAACGCTGTGAGCACAAATATGCATCAAGTGACACTTGCCCAGCAAGCCCGAAAAAACGGGGCCAAAGTAGTTGTCATTGACGTACATAAAAACCAAACCGGCAAGTGGGCAGATTGGTTCATTCCTATTCTGCCTGGCACCGATAGTGCGCTTGCCCTCGGATTAATGCATATACTATATGCCGAGAATCTAGTCGACCAGCCCTTTTTGGATGAATACACAGTGGGGGCTGCCGAATTGCGTGAACACGTCCGCCACTATGACCCTGCGACCGTATCCGCAATCACTGGCGTTCCAATTGAAGATTTATATGAATTAGCCAGGATGTACGGCACCACAAGTCCATCATTCGTTCGGATAGGCAATGGCCTGCAGCACCATGACAATGGGGGCATGGCGGTACGTACCATTGCTTGCCTGCCGGCACTTACCGGCCAATGGATGACCGAAGGCGGCGGAGCCATCAAAGGGAATTCTGGATATCTGGCTTTTAATACAAATGCCTTAAGACGTCCTGATTTATTGCATAATAAAGCTACCCGGACCATTAATATGAACCAAATCGGTCAAGCTCTCCTCAAAAAGGAAAACCCGATTCGCTCCATGTTTGTATACGGCTCCAACCCAGCACTTGTCGCTCCGAATGCAAATATGGTGCAGGAAGGCCTAATGCGGGAAGATCTATTCACAGTTGTACATGATCTATTCTTAACCGAAACGGCCATGTTTGCCGACCTCGTCCTCCCTGCCACATCATCTTATGAAACGGAGGATTTTTATAATTCATACTGGCATAATTACGTGCAAATACAAAAACCTGTAATCGAAAAATATGGCGAGTCGAAATCGAATGTTGAACTGTTCAAACTGTTAGCTGCTGGAATGGGATTTGAGGAACAAGCATTTAGAGATTCAGAGGAAGAGATGATACGCCAGGCGCTGGATTTTCCCGATAACCCGCATTTAGATGGCATCACCTATGACTCCCTTTCAAGGAATCAATTTGTCAAAGCCAAAATGCAGCCGATGTTCCCAGGCAAACTCCCGACACCAAGCGGTAAAATCGAACTTTATTCCGAACGGATGAAGCAGGATGGATACGAGCCTTTGCCAACATATACGCCAATCATAAAAGACAGCGACCTGCCATTTTTATTCATTCCGGCACCTAATCACAATTTCTTGAATTCAACCTTTTCAAATAATGCCAAACATATCTCCATGGAAAAGGAACCGAAGCTGCACATGAATGCCGCCGATGCCAAAACAATGGGGATAGCCTCTGGAGATATGGTCAAAATCTGGAACGGTCGCGGTGAATGTTTGCTTACCGCTGCTCCCGGTGAAAATGTGTTACCCGGCGTTCTTGTAAGCCAAGGCTTGTGGCAGAATATACCTGAAACAAAACAACACATCAATTCCCTTACCCCAGATCGCCTCTCAGATATGGGTAATGGCGCCGTTTTCTTTTCAGGACGGGTTGATCTTGAAAAAGTCCACCAAAAGTAA
- the putP gene encoding sodium/proline symporter PutP — protein sequence MDYGIIISIGIYMAGMLLIGYLAYRKTANLTDYMLGGRNLGPAVTALSAGASDMSGWLLMGLPGAMYISGLSAGWIVVGLCAGSYLNWLFVAPRLRTYTEVAGNSITIPDFLGNRFKDGSRVLKVVSASVILIFFTFYTSSGMVAGGELFRSAFNLDYRWGIWLTASVVILYTLFGGFLAVSWTDFVQGTIMFIALILVPVVTIVNIGGWDPTFNEIKSINPNLLHVFEGTSTIGIISLLAWGLGYFGQPHIIVRFMAVSSVKELKSARRIGMGWMIFAIVGAMFTGLVGIAYFNLTNSPLGEKNAESVFIILSKELFPSLITGFLLAAILAAVMSTIASQLLVSASALTDDFYKQFIRPNASDKELVLVGRFGVLAISAIALLLAFNPSGTILKLVGYAWAGFGAAFGPVILLSLYWKRMTKWGALAGMIVGTATVIVWDMIDKFAEVYEIIPGFIAGSIAVVVFSLLSAKPTKDIEEEFNQAIKNLS from the coding sequence TTGGATTATGGAATTATAATATCAATTGGAATATACATGGCAGGCATGCTGTTAATTGGTTATTTAGCCTATCGGAAAACGGCCAACTTAACCGATTACATGCTTGGCGGCCGGAACTTGGGCCCGGCTGTAACTGCATTGAGTGCAGGAGCTTCCGATATGAGCGGCTGGCTGTTGATGGGTCTTCCCGGTGCTATGTACATAAGCGGGTTAAGTGCTGGCTGGATTGTCGTCGGCCTGTGTGCAGGGTCTTATTTAAACTGGTTATTCGTGGCACCAAGACTTCGGACATACACGGAAGTGGCCGGCAATTCGATTACGATCCCGGACTTTTTGGGAAATCGGTTTAAAGATGGCTCTAGGGTCTTAAAAGTGGTATCAGCATCGGTCATTTTAATTTTCTTTACCTTTTACACATCTTCAGGCATGGTAGCGGGCGGTGAGCTTTTCCGCTCCGCTTTCAATTTGGATTATCGGTGGGGCATCTGGCTGACGGCGAGCGTTGTTATTCTTTATACATTATTTGGCGGATTCCTGGCTGTTAGCTGGACCGACTTCGTACAAGGTACAATTATGTTCATTGCCTTAATTCTAGTACCAGTTGTCACGATTGTAAATATTGGTGGCTGGGATCCTACCTTCAATGAAATAAAATCGATCAACCCGAATTTATTGCATGTTTTTGAAGGAACATCGACCATTGGAATCATATCTCTTCTGGCATGGGGGCTTGGTTATTTCGGGCAGCCTCATATTATCGTTCGATTCATGGCGGTTTCATCTGTTAAAGAATTGAAAAGTGCACGCCGAATCGGTATGGGCTGGATGATTTTTGCTATCGTCGGAGCAATGTTCACCGGATTGGTGGGGATAGCTTATTTTAACCTGACAAATAGTCCTTTAGGGGAAAAAAATGCTGAGTCCGTCTTCATCATTTTATCTAAAGAACTGTTTCCTTCTTTAATTACAGGCTTCTTGTTGGCTGCTATCTTAGCAGCGGTAATGAGTACGATTGCATCACAGCTGTTAGTATCGGCAAGTGCTCTGACCGATGATTTCTATAAGCAGTTCATTCGGCCGAATGCATCTGATAAGGAATTAGTGCTTGTAGGTCGGTTTGGTGTATTGGCGATATCTGCCATTGCCTTATTATTGGCTTTTAATCCAAGCGGTACGATCCTTAAATTGGTGGGTTATGCATGGGCTGGTTTTGGAGCGGCCTTCGGTCCTGTCATTCTGTTAAGCCTGTACTGGAAACGGATGACGAAATGGGGAGCCCTGGCGGGAATGATTGTCGGTACGGCAACCGTGATCGTCTGGGATATGATCGATAAGTTCGCTGAAGTATACGAAATCATTCCGGGTTTCATCGCTGGTTCAATAGCGGTAGTCGTTTTCAGCTTATTATCGGCCAAGCCTACAAAAGATATAGAAGAAGAATTCAATCAAGCCATTAAAAACCTCTCTTGA
- the megL gene encoding methionine gamma-lyase yields MTGKHKHFETAVIHEGYDSKKHLGSLATPLFQTSTFTFENAEQGERRFAGMEDGYIYSRLGNPTVQVLEEKIAALEGGEAGLAFGSGMAAVSAVLFALTKTDDHILCSQGLYGCTFGLLQLMNNKYRITHDFCEMDSEEQVRKMIRPETTCIYVETPINPTMKMIDLQMVVRVAKEYNVTVVVDNTFSTPYLQRPLEYGCDIVLHSATKYLCGHGDVVAGLVVGKKEFMNQVAGTTQKDIGGIISPFDAWLLLRGLKTLPVRMDRHSDNAMAIFQELKEHPKVKKVYYPGDEDSPDHYIRQKQMKHGGGLISFELHGTKQDAQEFLNKLKLIKIAVSLGDAETLIQHPATMTHSAVPEDSREQMGISDQLVRLSVGLEAWEDVWQDLQQAF; encoded by the coding sequence ATGACAGGAAAGCATAAACATTTTGAAACGGCAGTCATCCACGAAGGATATGACTCGAAGAAGCATTTAGGAAGTTTGGCAACACCCTTATTCCAAACCTCAACATTCACTTTCGAAAATGCCGAGCAAGGGGAAAGGCGTTTTGCCGGTATGGAAGATGGATATATTTATTCCCGCCTTGGAAATCCAACGGTACAAGTGCTTGAAGAAAAGATTGCCGCTTTGGAAGGCGGGGAAGCTGGCCTTGCTTTCGGTTCAGGCATGGCTGCCGTTTCAGCAGTGCTTTTTGCGTTAACAAAAACAGATGACCACATCCTGTGCTCACAGGGGCTATATGGTTGTACATTTGGCCTCCTGCAGCTAATGAATAATAAATACCGCATCACACATGATTTTTGTGAAATGGATTCAGAAGAACAGGTAAGGAAAATGATCCGGCCGGAAACGACCTGCATATATGTAGAAACCCCGATCAATCCGACGATGAAAATGATTGACTTGCAGATGGTGGTGAGAGTTGCGAAGGAATATAATGTGACGGTCGTAGTCGATAATACGTTTTCAACTCCCTACCTACAGAGACCGCTTGAATATGGCTGTGATATCGTCCTTCATAGCGCTACGAAATATCTTTGCGGGCATGGGGATGTCGTTGCGGGACTTGTCGTCGGTAAGAAGGAATTCATGAATCAGGTAGCTGGGACTACACAGAAAGATATCGGTGGTATCATTTCACCATTCGATGCTTGGTTACTATTGAGGGGGTTAAAGACCTTGCCTGTCAGGATGGACCGTCATTCGGACAATGCAATGGCAATCTTTCAAGAACTTAAGGAACATCCAAAGGTGAAAAAGGTATATTATCCAGGTGATGAAGATTCACCGGATCATTATATAAGGCAAAAACAAATGAAACATGGAGGCGGCCTTATCTCTTTCGAATTGCATGGCACAAAACAGGATGCACAGGAATTCCTCAATAAATTGAAACTTATCAAAATTGCAGTAAGTCTAGGGGATGCCGAAACATTGATCCAGCATCCCGCTACCATGACGCACTCTGCCGTTCCTGAAGATTCACGGGAACAAATGGGCATCAGTGACCAACTGGTCCGTCTCTCAGTTGGCCTTGAGGCTTGGGAGGATGTCTGGCAAGATCTTCAGCAAGCATTTTAG
- a CDS encoding TspO/MBR family protein: MFISIINLIFYLFVVTMNFLANFLPLNGQTSGEISDKLDVFFTPAGYVFSIWGLIYFLLAIWVFRQFLSKHQNSPAYKASFPWFTLSCVLNGAWLLAWHYERFLLSVFIIFALLATLMVIYTRMKKVEHAAFDLFPFSVYAGWVSVAAIADISYYLTYIKWDGFGVSSIIWTIVLLIAATALAFVFAGKNRDWCYPLVFVWAFIGIGIRNSDAYPVITDISYILAAITFIVSITIFIKNRRNK, from the coding sequence ATGTTTATTTCCATCATTAACTTGATTTTCTACCTGTTCGTCGTCACGATGAATTTTTTAGCCAACTTCCTGCCATTGAACGGCCAAACATCAGGAGAGATTTCCGATAAACTTGATGTCTTTTTCACTCCTGCCGGTTATGTATTTTCCATATGGGGCTTGATCTATTTCCTGCTCGCCATTTGGGTATTCAGGCAGTTTTTAAGTAAACATCAAAACAGCCCTGCTTATAAGGCATCCTTCCCTTGGTTCACTTTAAGCTGTGTCCTGAATGGCGCTTGGCTTTTGGCTTGGCACTATGAACGTTTTTTGTTATCCGTATTCATTATCTTTGCCCTGTTGGCTACTTTAATGGTCATTTATACAAGAATGAAAAAAGTGGAGCATGCTGCTTTCGACCTATTTCCGTTTTCCGTTTATGCAGGCTGGGTAAGTGTTGCAGCCATAGCTGACATTTCTTATTACCTCACCTATATCAAATGGGATGGTTTTGGGGTTTCCAGTATAATCTGGACGATCGTCCTGCTGATTGCAGCAACAGCCTTGGCCTTTGTCTTTGCAGGTAAAAACCGGGATTGGTGCTATCCTCTCGTATTCGTTTGGGCGTTCATAGGCATCGGGATACGAAATAGCGACGCCTATCCTGTAATCACAGATATTTCTTATATCCTGGCTGCCATCACTTTTATCGTATCCATCACCATCTTCATTAAAAATAGGAGGAACAAATGA
- a CDS encoding ATP-binding protein, whose product MNQSHKIACKVAFIYIIIGVLWIIVTDYISMTQARADVQIYAMFQHSKGWMFIFITGLFLYFIIRYWTGKMLRSQQEFILKDEQYRSLFKHNPDCVLELDLEGNVVSINPEAEKLLGHNSDNLKGKNANHLLNWNESDKVSVFFKQSLQGEAVKFETTIQNGSDEERIIRVTFLPIIVHAEMLGVYAIVRDITELRREEELMIMSEKLSVIGHLAAAVAHEIRNPLTSLKGFVQLMDMTQEVNPLHSDIMLKEIDRINIISSELLILGKKQDVAFRRIDLADSLQQVFTLMKAETNLNNIEMGFRVKTAEPIYIMADPIEIKQLIINIVKNSIEAIEDNGKIDISLQNVDGQAMVSVSDNGMGMVPERLERIGEPFYSTKEKGTGIGLAICRKIVHRLHGEMHFESEINIGTTVTIRIPLATGQE is encoded by the coding sequence ATGAACCAATCTCATAAAATTGCATGTAAAGTGGCTTTTATATATATAATCATTGGGGTCTTATGGATTATCGTTACGGATTACATCTCTATGACACAGGCAAGGGCAGATGTTCAGATATATGCAATGTTTCAACATTCCAAAGGGTGGATGTTCATTTTCATAACCGGGCTTTTCCTATACTTCATAATCAGGTATTGGACGGGGAAAATGTTGAGATCCCAACAGGAATTCATTCTGAAGGATGAACAGTATCGGTCGCTGTTCAAGCATAACCCGGATTGTGTCCTTGAGCTGGACCTCGAAGGAAATGTTGTTTCGATAAACCCTGAAGCTGAGAAACTATTAGGTCATAACAGTGACAATTTGAAAGGCAAGAATGCGAATCATCTCCTCAACTGGAATGAAAGTGATAAAGTATCTGTATTCTTTAAACAGTCCCTTCAGGGGGAGGCTGTAAAATTCGAAACGACCATCCAGAATGGCAGTGATGAAGAACGGATAATCCGTGTAACCTTTTTACCGATCATCGTTCACGCGGAAATGCTTGGAGTATATGCAATCGTTCGGGATATTACTGAATTGCGGCGCGAAGAGGAATTGATGATCATGTCTGAAAAGTTATCTGTAATCGGACATCTGGCTGCAGCGGTCGCACATGAGATACGGAATCCCCTGACATCGTTAAAAGGATTCGTACAGTTAATGGATATGACGCAGGAGGTGAACCCGCTGCATTCTGATATCATGTTGAAGGAAATTGACCGAATTAATATTATCTCAAGTGAACTTTTGATTCTTGGGAAGAAACAGGATGTTGCGTTCCGCAGGATCGATCTTGCCGACAGTTTACAACAGGTATTCACGTTGATGAAAGCAGAAACGAATTTGAATAATATCGAAATGGGGTTCAGGGTTAAAACCGCCGAACCGATTTATATTATGGCTGATCCAATTGAAATTAAACAGTTGATAATCAATATCGTCAAGAACAGCATTGAAGCGATTGAGGATAATGGGAAAATTGATATATCGCTGCAAAACGTCGATGGACAAGCAATGGTCAGCGTGAGTGATAATGGCATGGGAATGGTGCCCGAGCGTCTTGAACGGATTGGTGAGCCTTTTTATTCGACAAAAGAAAAGGGCACAGGGATCGGGCTGGCAATTTGCCGGAAAATCGTTCATCGACTTCACGGGGAAATGCATTTTGAAAGTGAGATAAACATAGGGACGACGGTTACAATTCGTATTCCATTGGCTACTGGACAAGAATAA
- a CDS encoding DEAD/DEAH box helicase yields the protein MSELPELVNDRKAYIQEVWKKSGFGQLTPIQTKAIPVIVEGKDIMAESPTGTGKTLAYLLPLLEKIDPEKKSPQALILASSRELVMQINEEIRNWSEGSGITGAAFIGGANVKRQLDKLKKRPQVIAGTPGRIYELIAQKKLKMHEVKTIVLDEGDQLITPEHMGTINNIIKTTLKDRQIMVFSATLPEETEKAARGFMNEPEMIKVDKHEKMESKVDHLYFVVERREKSKILEKITRIKDVKALAFLNDIAELSVLHEKLSYKGIEMGVLHGESNKVDREKALRKLRSGKSPMLIATDVAARGLDIKGLTAVVHIDMADNIEQYIHRSGRTGRAGADGTVISIVTEREERELKKMARELEIPLTRVTFYGGNIVVDE from the coding sequence ATGAGCGAATTACCTGAATTAGTGAACGATAGAAAAGCATATATACAAGAGGTCTGGAAAAAGTCCGGATTCGGGCAACTTACCCCGATTCAAACGAAAGCGATTCCGGTGATTGTCGAGGGAAAAGACATCATGGCCGAATCACCGACTGGTACGGGAAAAACATTAGCATATTTACTGCCATTGCTAGAAAAGATAGATCCTGAAAAGAAATCGCCCCAAGCTTTGATTTTGGCATCATCACGAGAACTGGTCATGCAAATCAATGAAGAAATTCGCAATTGGTCAGAGGGAAGCGGCATTACGGGTGCAGCATTCATCGGCGGTGCCAATGTGAAAAGGCAGTTGGACAAACTGAAGAAGCGTCCCCAGGTGATTGCTGGAACACCGGGGCGGATTTACGAATTGATTGCCCAAAAGAAATTGAAGATGCATGAAGTTAAGACGATAGTACTTGATGAAGGTGACCAATTGATCACTCCAGAGCATATGGGAACGATCAATAATATTATCAAAACAACGCTAAAAGATCGGCAAATCATGGTATTTTCTGCGACCCTGCCGGAGGAAACGGAAAAAGCCGCCCGGGGATTCATGAATGAACCCGAAATGATCAAGGTCGATAAGCATGAAAAAATGGAATCAAAGGTGGACCATCTTTACTTTGTTGTCGAGAGACGGGAAAAGTCCAAGATTCTGGAGAAAATCACAAGAATTAAAGATGTGAAGGCCCTTGCCTTCCTGAATGATATAGCGGAGCTGAGCGTCCTGCATGAAAAGCTGAGTTATAAAGGTATTGAAATGGGCGTGCTTCACGGTGAATCCAATAAAGTCGACAGGGAGAAGGCGTTGCGCAAGCTTCGTTCGGGAAAATCCCCAATGCTGATAGCAACGGATGTAGCGGCAAGGGGGCTTGACATTAAAGGTCTTACTGCGGTCGTTCATATTGATATGGCTGACAACATCGAACAATATATCCATAGGTCTGGGAGAACTGGGCGAGCAGGTGCAGATGGCACTGTCATTTCAATCGTAACGGAAAGAGAAGAGCGAGAGTTGAAAAAAATGGCTCGTGAACTGGAGATTCCATTAACGAGAGTAACCTTCTATGGTGGAAACATCGTAGTCGATGAATGA
- a CDS encoding aldehyde dehydrogenase family protein: MQETLQNNTKKEGTGALDLKMFINGEWVNSTSGEKRDVLNPATGEVIAKAAEGTQEDVDAAVEAAKYAFYEGGWWGTPAVERARILFKIADKIEEKAEELAALETLDNGKPLREARFDIADSAACFRYYAGLATKPTGQTFEVPDGQQAMVVREPIGVCGQIVPWNFPLMMSAWKLAPALAAGNSVVFKPSEITPVTAVKLFEIMDEVGLPKGVANLVLGAGPVVGQAIAEHEEIDKVAFTGGTATGRKIMEASLGNLKKVTLELGGKSPNIVFADSDFETAVDYALYGIFCNQGQVCSAGSRLLLEESIYDQFIASLTAKAKKIKVGSGSDESSQMGPIVSEAHMNKILSYIQIGKEEGAKIIVGGNRMNEEGLDKGYFVEPTIFVDTTPDMRIVQEEIFGPVLVVQKFKDEAEALRLANDTKYGLAGAVFTNDIAKAYRVIKKVRAGITWINSYHPTYNEAPWGGFKQSGNGRELGTFGYEAYTEVKQINNNLDIQPTGWFDEE, translated from the coding sequence ATGCAGGAAACTTTGCAAAATAACACGAAAAAAGAAGGAACGGGAGCACTGGACTTAAAGATGTTCATCAATGGGGAATGGGTGAATTCGACTTCAGGAGAGAAGAGGGATGTATTGAATCCGGCCACCGGGGAAGTTATTGCCAAAGCTGCGGAAGGAACACAGGAAGATGTGGATGCAGCGGTCGAGGCAGCAAAATATGCTTTCTATGAAGGTGGTTGGTGGGGAACTCCTGCAGTGGAAAGAGCTCGCATTTTATTCAAAATAGCCGATAAAATAGAAGAAAAAGCTGAAGAATTAGCTGCATTGGAAACATTGGATAATGGGAAACCATTGCGTGAAGCTCGTTTTGATATAGCGGATTCAGCAGCCTGTTTTAGATATTATGCAGGATTGGCTACAAAACCGACTGGCCAAACTTTTGAAGTTCCTGACGGTCAGCAAGCGATGGTCGTAAGGGAACCGATCGGTGTATGCGGGCAGATCGTTCCATGGAATTTCCCGCTAATGATGTCAGCATGGAAACTCGCCCCGGCGCTTGCTGCAGGAAATTCCGTTGTGTTCAAACCATCTGAGATCACCCCTGTGACAGCGGTCAAACTATTCGAAATCATGGATGAAGTCGGATTGCCAAAAGGTGTCGCAAACCTTGTGTTAGGAGCTGGCCCAGTTGTAGGACAAGCCATTGCCGAACATGAAGAAATCGATAAAGTGGCCTTTACAGGAGGAACGGCAACAGGACGTAAGATCATGGAGGCTTCACTGGGTAACCTAAAGAAAGTGACATTGGAGCTCGGCGGGAAATCGCCTAATATCGTATTTGCGGACTCTGACTTTGAGACTGCCGTTGATTATGCTTTATACGGGATATTCTGTAATCAAGGACAAGTGTGTTCTGCAGGTTCTCGTTTACTGTTGGAAGAGTCCATTTACGATCAGTTCATTGCAAGTCTTACTGCGAAGGCGAAAAAGATCAAAGTAGGTTCAGGTTCTGATGAAAGCAGCCAGATGGGGCCTATCGTTTCAGAAGCCCATATGAACAAAATATTATCGTATATCCAAATCGGAAAAGAAGAAGGTGCCAAAATAATCGTCGGTGGAAATCGAATGAATGAAGAAGGCTTGGATAAAGGTTACTTTGTCGAACCTACTATTTTTGTTGATACGACACCGGACATGCGGATTGTGCAGGAAGAAATTTTTGGACCGGTGCTTGTCGTTCAAAAGTTCAAGGATGAAGCGGAAGCACTTCGACTGGCCAATGATACGAAATATGGTTTGGCGGGAGCGGTGTTCACGAATGATATCGCAAAAGCGTACCGTGTCATTAAAAAAGTGCGTGCCGGCATCACGTGGATAAACTCATATCATCCGACTTATAACGAAGCTCCTTGGGGAGGGTTCAAGCAAAGTGGAAATGGACGCGAACTGGGAACTTTCGGTTACGAAGCTTACACCGAAGTGAAGCAAATCAATAACAACTTGGATATCCAGCCAACAGGCTGGTTTGATGAAGAATAA